In the genome of Chryseobacterium arthrosphaerae, one region contains:
- the nadE gene encoding NAD(+) synthase: MQTQKVIDHIVGWLKDYATKARVNGYVIGVSGGVDSGVVSTLAAMTGLKTLLIEMPIRQKADQVDRAKDHMNDLKSRFPNVEIMSVDLTPAFEELYKTFDVKDDLYPNEKLAFANTRSRLRMLTLYYYGQLNGLLVCGTGNKVEDFGIGFYTKYGDGGVDVSPIADLYKTEVYTLAKGLNLIKSIQEAIPTDGLWDVDRTDEQQIGATYPELEKIQKEYGTKTAEDYEGRDKEVFLIFDRMHKAAKHKMEPIPICDIPEEWREG; the protein is encoded by the coding sequence ATGCAGACACAAAAAGTGATAGATCATATCGTAGGATGGTTAAAAGATTATGCTACAAAAGCCAGAGTGAACGGATATGTGATAGGAGTTTCCGGAGGTGTGGATTCCGGAGTGGTTTCCACACTGGCAGCAATGACCGGCCTGAAAACATTATTAATAGAAATGCCGATTCGTCAGAAAGCCGATCAGGTAGACCGTGCAAAAGACCATATGAACGATCTGAAATCAAGGTTTCCTAATGTGGAAATCATGTCAGTAGATCTCACACCTGCCTTTGAAGAACTTTATAAAACCTTTGACGTAAAGGATGATCTGTATCCTAACGAAAAACTGGCTTTTGCCAATACAAGATCCCGTCTTAGAATGCTTACCCTGTATTATTACGGGCAGCTGAACGGGCTTTTGGTATGCGGAACAGGAAATAAAGTAGAAGATTTCGGAATCGGATTTTATACAAAATATGGCGATGGCGGGGTAGATGTTTCCCCGATCGCAGACCTTTATAAAACAGAAGTGTATACCCTTGCCAAAGGACTGAACCTGATCAAAAGCATCCAGGAAGCCATTCCGACAGACGGACTTTGGGATGTGGACAGAACTGATGAACAGCAGATTGGGGCAACCTATCCGGAACTGGAAAAAATTCAGAAAGAATACGGCACCAAAACAGCCGAAGACTATGAAGGAAGAGATAAAGAAGTCTTTCTGATCTTCGACAGAATGCATAAAGCAGCCAAACATAAAATGGAACCTATCCCGATCTGTGATATTCCTGAGGAATGGAGAGAAGGATAA
- a CDS encoding GNAT family N-acetyltransferase produces MKIETKRLILRELEDADFEQMFLMDSDPEVMKYIGVPPLTDINESKEVIRMIRKQYEENGVGRLAVVEKETGLVIGWSGLKLLTKEVNGYQNVLELGYRFIPESWGKGYAMESGVASLEYGFNELNAEAIYAYAHSEHDASNHILRKLGFQKTSEFEEPDGICFWYELKRENYIE; encoded by the coding sequence ATGAAAATAGAAACCAAAAGACTGATTTTAAGAGAACTCGAAGACGCTGATTTTGAACAGATGTTCCTGATGGATTCCGATCCTGAAGTAATGAAATATATTGGCGTTCCTCCATTGACGGACATCAACGAGTCAAAGGAAGTGATTAGGATGATCCGTAAACAATATGAAGAAAACGGTGTAGGAAGACTGGCCGTCGTTGAAAAAGAAACCGGGCTGGTGATAGGATGGAGCGGATTGAAATTATTGACAAAAGAAGTGAATGGCTATCAGAATGTGCTGGAGCTTGGCTACCGTTTTATTCCTGAATCCTGGGGAAAAGGCTATGCCATGGAATCCGGGGTGGCTTCTCTTGAATATGGTTTTAATGAACTGAATGCCGAGGCTATTTATGCATATGCCCACTCAGAACATGATGCTTCCAACCATATTTTAAGAAAGTTGGGCTTTCAGAAAACAAGTGAGTTTGAAGAACCTGACGGTATTTGCTTTTGGTATGAACTGAAACGTGAAAACTATATTGAATAA
- a CDS encoding Zn-dependent protease: protein MKIRNIFYLSSVFFLTLSCSEKEAVRKEIEKPAVIILIQPFKDLESDAVDKITEGIKKVYPNVKILSAIDFPENAYYKERNRYRADSIIKFLNSRTKDGFVTIGLTSKDISAARGKIRDFGIMGLGYRPGKACVASKYRLSRENTDEQFYKLAIHELGHTQGLPHCPEKMCFMRDAEGKNPTDEETGFCRKCKTFLINKNWKFSSI, encoded by the coding sequence TTGAAAATCAGAAACATTTTTTACCTTTCATCAGTTTTCTTTCTGACGCTATCGTGTTCAGAAAAAGAAGCGGTAAGGAAAGAAATAGAAAAACCGGCTGTAATCATACTTATACAGCCGTTCAAAGATCTTGAATCTGATGCCGTAGACAAAATAACGGAAGGAATAAAAAAGGTATATCCGAATGTGAAAATTCTGAGTGCAATAGACTTTCCTGAAAATGCTTATTATAAAGAAAGAAACCGGTACAGAGCAGATTCAATCATTAAGTTTTTAAACAGCAGAACAAAAGACGGGTTTGTGACCATTGGCTTAACTTCAAAAGATATCAGCGCTGCCAGAGGTAAGATCAGAGACTTTGGCATTATGGGACTGGGATACAGACCCGGAAAAGCCTGCGTTGCTTCAAAATACAGGCTGAGCAGAGAAAATACAGATGAGCAGTTTTACAAACTAGCCATACACGAACTTGGTCATACACAAGGGCTTCCGCATTGCCCAGAAAAAATGTGTTTTATGAGAGATGCAGAAGGCAAAAATCCCACCGATGAAGAAACGGGTTTCTGCCGGAAATGCAAAACTTTTTTAATCAATAAAAATTGGAAATTTAGTTCAATATGA
- a CDS encoding DinB family protein translates to MTDFQKYIQRYLDQIPSGNWLEQLKISGEKTAGIYANLTEEQSRFAYAEGKWTLKGLLLHLSDTERVFQYRILAFARGDKNNLPGFDENEYADQSFAEERSLESLLEEYKLVRKSSEILLENLRPSALQNKGTANGHEISVETIGKLIVGHNYHHLNIIEERYLSKLGFM, encoded by the coding sequence ATGACAGATTTTCAGAAATACATTCAAAGATATTTAGATCAGATTCCTTCAGGAAACTGGCTGGAGCAATTAAAAATTTCAGGAGAGAAAACAGCCGGAATCTATGCCAACCTTACTGAAGAACAGTCCAGATTTGCCTATGCCGAAGGAAAATGGACCTTGAAAGGATTACTGTTACATTTATCCGATACGGAAAGGGTTTTTCAATACCGGATCCTCGCTTTTGCAAGAGGTGATAAAAATAACCTTCCGGGATTTGATGAAAATGAATACGCCGATCAGTCTTTTGCAGAGGAAAGAAGTCTTGAATCTCTGTTAGAAGAATACAAACTGGTCAGAAAATCTTCTGAGATCCTGTTGGAAAACCTTCGTCCTTCCGCTTTACAAAACAAAGGAACTGCCAATGGCCATGAAATTTCCGTAGAAACCATCGGAAAACTTATTGTGGGCCATAATTATCATCACCTGAATATTATTGAGGAGAGGTATTTATCGAAATTGGGGTTCATGTAA
- a CDS encoding leucine-rich repeat domain-containing protein produces the protein MKIKIFTALSLICGLPFFYGQKPVFKDKNFEKAVLENFDQNRNGILEPVELNTISNLFLAHKGISSADDLNLFKNVKMVVLDDNVISNIAVSNLDHLELFSCTGCKAVVFKGENLKNLTSLYLDNNLLESVSLNGTPKIDQLTLSLNQLKTIDLSSLKHLRKVNLEHNRIQKIDISGNPVLQTLNVAGNAVKETDIKKGMKTDVTIFGAE, from the coding sequence ATGAAAATTAAAATATTTACAGCGCTCAGCCTTATTTGTGGACTTCCCTTTTTCTACGGACAAAAACCTGTATTTAAAGATAAAAACTTTGAAAAAGCAGTCCTTGAAAACTTTGATCAGAACAGGAACGGAATACTGGAGCCTGTGGAGTTGAATACGATCTCGAATCTGTTCCTGGCTCACAAAGGAATCTCTTCGGCAGATGACCTGAACCTTTTTAAAAATGTAAAAATGGTGGTGCTGGATGATAATGTGATTTCAAATATTGCCGTCAGCAATCTTGATCATCTGGAGTTGTTTTCATGTACAGGATGTAAAGCTGTCGTATTCAAAGGAGAAAATCTGAAGAACCTGACATCTTTATATCTGGATAATAATCTGTTGGAAAGTGTTTCATTGAATGGAACACCAAAAATTGATCAATTAACATTATCTTTAAATCAGTTAAAAACAATAGATCTTTCCAGCCTCAAACATCTGAGAAAAGTGAACCTGGAGCATAACAGGATTCAAAAGATCGATATATCCGGAAATCCTGTTTTGCAGACCCTGAATGTTGCCGGCAATGCTGTGAAAGAAACAGATATTAAGAAAGGTATGAAAACAGATGTAACCATTTTTGGTGCTGAATAA
- the gldB gene encoding gliding motility lipoprotein GldB has translation MKIFRYIALSSILVAGMNSCKKESENQWKVEVKSPAEKVEITDISKEFYDQNVPLEQFKAKFPWFQGSVSDADFGKRRADAEEIKIYREAIGKIDQAKLQNELQSLFSHIHYYFPKFKSPKVYLFSSALQMVQDPIFYDQKGNLLFIDVTGFMGEGNTHYKGLELYFQKSMNPQNIVPKVSQLFAENIVTESPDHQKFIDQIILNGKVMILQDAFLPDFPDYLKMNYTQKQYEWATGNEANIWNYFVESNLIFGDDPRLGERFIAPGPFSKFYTEIDNESSPQIGIFTGWQICKAYLKEKPETKLTDFLKMDATTIFNQSGYKPKLK, from the coding sequence ATGAAGATTTTTAGATATATCGCACTTTCTTCTATTTTAGTTGCAGGCATGAATTCCTGTAAAAAAGAATCTGAAAACCAATGGAAGGTAGAGGTAAAATCCCCTGCTGAAAAAGTGGAGATCACAGATATTTCCAAAGAATTCTATGACCAGAATGTTCCGTTGGAGCAATTTAAAGCTAAATTCCCATGGTTTCAGGGAAGCGTTTCTGATGCTGATTTCGGAAAGAGAAGAGCTGATGCTGAAGAAATAAAAATCTACAGGGAAGCCATCGGTAAAATAGACCAGGCTAAGCTTCAAAATGAGCTTCAGAGTTTATTTTCACATATTCATTATTACTTTCCGAAGTTTAAAAGTCCTAAAGTTTACCTGTTTTCATCTGCATTGCAAATGGTTCAGGATCCTATCTTCTATGATCAGAAAGGTAACCTTCTGTTTATAGATGTTACCGGCTTTATGGGAGAAGGAAATACTCATTATAAAGGATTGGAGTTATACTTCCAGAAATCAATGAATCCTCAGAATATCGTGCCTAAGGTTTCACAGCTTTTTGCGGAAAACATTGTTACGGAATCTCCAGACCACCAGAAATTCATTGATCAGATCATTCTGAACGGAAAAGTGATGATCCTTCAGGATGCTTTTCTTCCTGATTTCCCGGATTATCTGAAAATGAATTATACCCAGAAACAGTATGAATGGGCCACCGGCAATGAAGCCAATATCTGGAACTATTTTGTGGAAAGCAACCTGATCTTCGGTGATGATCCGAGACTGGGAGAACGTTTTATCGCTCCGGGACCTTTTTCAAAGTTTTATACGGAGATTGACAACGAATCTTCACCGCAAATCGGAATTTTTACAGGATGGCAGATCTGCAAGGCTTACCTTAAAGAAAAACCTGAAACAAAACTGACTGATTTCCTGAAAATGGATGCAACCACCATATTTAATCAGTCCGGTTATAAACCGAAACTTAAATAA
- a CDS encoding GNAT family N-acetyltransferase, whose amino-acid sequence MKNTRKATSADLPQLAELFDQYRIFYHKESDLQAAENFLRERIENKDSEIFVAEENGNLTGFVQLYPIFSSTRMQRYWLLNDLYVNQDHRGKGYSKALIEESKDLCRSSKACGILLETGKSNDIGNQLYPACGFELYDSVNFYEWSNS is encoded by the coding sequence ATGAAAAATACCAGAAAAGCCACTTCAGCCGATCTTCCGCAACTGGCTGAATTATTTGATCAGTACAGAATATTTTACCATAAAGAATCTGATCTTCAGGCAGCAGAAAATTTTCTCAGAGAAAGAATTGAGAATAAAGACTCTGAAATTTTCGTTGCAGAGGAGAATGGCAATCTTACGGGCTTTGTACAGCTTTATCCCATATTTTCATCTACAAGAATGCAGCGTTACTGGCTGCTCAATGATTTATATGTCAACCAGGATCACAGAGGAAAAGGATATTCCAAAGCACTGATCGAAGAATCTAAAGACCTTTGCCGGTCATCAAAAGCCTGCGGTATCCTTCTGGAAACAGGAAAAAGCAATGACATCGGAAATCAGCTGTATCCTGCATGTGGTTTTGAACTCTATGATTCGGTAAACTTCTATGAGTGGAGCAATTCATAA
- the namA gene encoding NADPH dehydrogenase NamA: MLYTPIQFRNVELKNRWVMSPMCMYSCENGLANDFHFVHYGSRAQGGTGLIVVEATGVEPRGRITNHCMGIWNDEQAEKLQKIVEFVHNNSESKIGIQLAHAGRKGSTWNNLQIPLEEGWETVAPSPIPYHPSERIPHVLSTDEIKDLVQDFKKAAARAVKAGFDIIEIHGAHGYLIHQFLSPLSNVRTDEYGGSFENRIRFLIEIVEAVNEELNENTALFVRISGTEYAEYGWDIQSSVELAKVLKEHSVDLVDVSSGGNIHGAKIPVFDGYQVPFSSQVRNEAGVKTGAVGLIKEVGQAEEILQNGDADLIFVAREILRNPYLAVQGSFEEKEDCFFPHQYTRAKISS, from the coding sequence ATGTTATATACACCAATACAATTCAGAAATGTAGAGTTAAAAAACCGATGGGTAATGTCTCCTATGTGCATGTACTCCTGTGAGAACGGGCTGGCTAATGATTTTCATTTCGTACATTACGGAAGCAGGGCACAGGGAGGAACGGGTTTGATCGTAGTGGAAGCTACCGGAGTAGAACCGAGAGGCAGAATTACAAACCATTGTATGGGAATCTGGAATGATGAGCAGGCAGAAAAACTACAGAAAATTGTAGAATTTGTCCACAATAATTCAGAAAGTAAGATCGGGATTCAGCTGGCTCATGCAGGAAGAAAAGGCTCAACCTGGAATAATCTGCAGATCCCTTTGGAAGAAGGCTGGGAAACCGTAGCACCGAGTCCGATTCCCTATCATCCGTCTGAAAGGATTCCTCACGTGTTGAGTACAGACGAGATCAAAGATCTTGTTCAGGATTTTAAAAAAGCAGCTGCAAGAGCTGTAAAGGCTGGGTTTGATATCATTGAAATACATGGTGCCCACGGCTATCTCATTCATCAGTTTTTGTCACCTTTATCCAATGTAAGGACCGATGAATATGGGGGAAGCTTTGAAAACAGGATCAGGTTTCTCATTGAAATCGTAGAGGCAGTCAATGAAGAACTTAATGAAAATACAGCTCTTTTTGTAAGAATTTCCGGAACAGAATACGCCGAATACGGGTGGGATATTCAAAGCAGTGTAGAACTTGCAAAAGTGTTGAAAGAGCATTCCGTTGATCTGGTGGATGTATCCAGCGGAGGAAATATTCACGGGGCGAAAATCCCAGTTTTCGATGGCTATCAGGTACCTTTTTCCTCGCAGGTACGGAATGAAGCCGGTGTAAAAACCGGAGCTGTAGGCTTAATTAAAGAAGTGGGGCAGGCTGAAGAGATCCTTCAGAATGGCGATGCCGATCTGATCTTCGTTGCAAGGGAAATTCTGAGAAATCCGTATCTGGCAGTTCAGGGTTCATTTGAAGAGAAAGAAGACTGTTTCTTTCCCCATCAGTATACAAGAGCAAAGATTTCATCATAA
- a CDS encoding GNAT family N-acetyltransferase, whose product MITIRQEEEKDHQQVFQLTEEAFREMEHSDHQEHFLVEKLRKSDAFIPELSLVAENENGKIAGHILFTKIKIVNGSESFESLALAPVSVKPEFQNQGLGGKLITEGHRIARELGYQSVILIGHEKYYPRFGYEKTSNFGISFPFEIPEENGMALELVKNGLNNRKGIVKYPEEFGID is encoded by the coding sequence ATGATAACAATAAGACAGGAAGAAGAAAAAGACCATCAGCAGGTTTTTCAGCTTACTGAAGAAGCATTCCGCGAAATGGAGCACAGTGACCATCAGGAACATTTCCTTGTTGAGAAGCTTAGGAAATCTGATGCTTTTATTCCGGAATTGTCATTGGTGGCAGAGAATGAAAATGGAAAAATTGCAGGGCATATCCTGTTTACAAAAATAAAAATTGTCAACGGTTCAGAATCTTTTGAATCATTGGCCTTAGCCCCTGTGTCCGTTAAACCGGAATTTCAGAACCAGGGACTTGGAGGTAAATTGATCACGGAAGGACATCGTATTGCCAGGGAATTGGGATATCAATCCGTAATCCTGATCGGGCATGAAAAATATTATCCGAGGTTTGGTTACGAAAAAACAAGTAATTTTGGGATCTCTTTTCCGTTTGAGATTCCGGAAGAAAACGGAATGGCGTTGGAACTGGTAAAAAACGGATTAAACAATAGAAAAGGGATCGTAAAGTATCCTGAAGAATTTGGAATAGATTAA
- a CDS encoding cystathionine gamma-synthase: MNFNTKVIHGGQHHESATGSVNVPVFLTSTFAQKSPGVHSGYEYSRAANPTRQALEDSLASIENGARGLAFGSGLAAIDCVLKLLNPGDEVIAVDDLYGGTYRMFTRLFEKYQLKFTFINFDDVSKIADVITDKTKLIWVETPTNPLMKLVDIKAVVEIAKGKDILVAVDNTFATPYIQRPIDLGADIVMHSATKYLGGHSDVIAGALIAKDAELGEKLHFIQFASGGILGPHDSYLVLRGIKTLALRMQRHSDNGLAVAKYLESHPAVDKVIYPGLESHPQYELAKSQMKESGGMVSFTFKSGKKEDAIKFLEKVRVFTLAESLGGVESLANHPALMTHASIPAEKRAELGITDDLVRLSVGIEDAEDLIADLEKAFS; this comes from the coding sequence ATGAATTTTAATACTAAAGTAATTCACGGAGGGCAGCATCATGAGTCTGCAACGGGTTCTGTAAATGTTCCTGTATTTTTGACCTCTACGTTTGCACAAAAAAGCCCGGGTGTACATTCCGGATATGAATATTCAAGAGCTGCCAACCCTACAAGACAGGCATTGGAAGATTCTCTGGCAAGTATTGAAAACGGAGCCAGAGGTTTGGCTTTCGGTTCCGGACTGGCTGCCATCGACTGTGTTTTGAAATTATTGAACCCTGGTGATGAAGTGATTGCTGTAGATGATCTTTACGGAGGTACCTACAGAATGTTTACCAGACTTTTTGAAAAATATCAGCTGAAGTTCACTTTTATCAATTTTGATGATGTATCTAAAATTGCAGATGTGATCACAGACAAAACCAAACTGATCTGGGTGGAAACTCCAACCAACCCACTGATGAAACTGGTAGACATCAAAGCTGTAGTGGAAATTGCTAAAGGAAAAGATATCTTAGTGGCTGTAGACAATACTTTTGCCACTCCTTATATCCAGAGACCTATTGATCTGGGAGCTGATATCGTAATGCACTCCGCAACGAAATATCTTGGCGGACACTCTGACGTTATCGCCGGAGCTCTTATAGCCAAAGATGCTGAGCTGGGAGAAAAGCTCCACTTCATTCAGTTTGCAAGTGGCGGTATTTTAGGACCTCACGATTCTTACCTGGTACTGAGAGGGATCAAAACACTGGCCTTAAGAATGCAGAGACACTCTGACAACGGTCTTGCCGTAGCAAAATATCTTGAATCTCATCCTGCAGTAGATAAAGTAATCTACCCCGGATTGGAATCTCACCCTCAATATGAACTGGCAAAATCTCAGATGAAAGAATCGGGAGGAATGGTCTCATTCACTTTCAAATCCGGAAAGAAAGAAGATGCAATTAAATTTTTAGAAAAGGTAAGAGTATTTACTTTGGCAGAGTCTTTAGGTGGTGTGGAATCTTTAGCGAATCACCCGGCCTTAATGACCCATGCTTCTATTCCTGCTGAAAAACGTGCTGAACTGGGCATTACCGATGACCTGGTACGTTTGAGCGTTGGTATTGAAGATGCAGAAGATCTTATTGCAGATCTTGAGAAAGCTTTTTCTTAA
- a CDS encoding barstar family protein, with protein sequence MKTVYIDFTDIGDYEDFYAQLKEKIQLPEHFGDNLDALFDTITGDLEMPLHLEFVNMTVDQLEIFEDLLTTLEDAEEEVEDFSFSYYLEQYEDDENEEVESEE encoded by the coding sequence ATGAAGACAGTATATATCGATTTTACAGACATCGGCGATTATGAAGATTTTTACGCCCAGTTAAAGGAAAAAATTCAGTTGCCGGAACATTTCGGAGATAATCTGGATGCCCTCTTCGACACCATTACGGGAGATCTTGAAATGCCCCTACACCTGGAATTCGTCAATATGACCGTAGATCAGCTGGAAATTTTCGAAGACCTGCTGACCACCCTGGAGGATGCGGAGGAAGAAGTGGAAGATTTCAGCTTCAGCTACTATCTTGAGCAGTACGAAGATGATGAGAATGAAGAAGTAGAATCTGAAGAATAA
- the tssD gene encoding type VI secretion system tube protein TssD, which yields MAGNSRGILKFNGGEGQKLLKLNYSVSRATDVSGRVASDPSNALVKVTIEATEKSDVLESLLNSKYKPTTGEITFNKSHEEGTLITLKWENGYVIQHEVDFDAIDSNNMLISFVVSAESITYGNSFYEGLWPLS from the coding sequence ATGGCAGGAAATTCAAGAGGAATCTTAAAATTCAATGGAGGAGAAGGTCAGAAATTATTAAAACTTAACTACAGTGTATCAAGAGCTACAGATGTTTCAGGACGTGTAGCATCTGATCCGTCAAATGCATTGGTTAAAGTAACGATCGAAGCAACAGAAAAATCTGATGTTCTGGAAAGTTTGCTTAACAGTAAATATAAGCCGACAACCGGAGAAATTACGTTCAATAAATCTCACGAAGAAGGAACACTGATTACTTTGAAATGGGAGAACGGATATGTGATCCAGCATGAAGTAGATTTTGATGCTATAGACAGCAATAATATGCTGATCAGTTTTGTAGTAAGCGCAGAAAGCATTACGTACGGAAACTCATTCTATGAAGGACTTTGGCCTTTAAGCTAA
- a CDS encoding L-threonylcarbamoyladenylate synthase has translation MEHIIEILQSGGTILYPTDTIWGIGCDATNIEAVNKIFDIKKREKNKSMIILVESEKRLQDLVDVPEMAWEIIDLSEKPVTIVYENPRGLPKELLAEDGSIGIRLVKNDFCKKLISKLNRPLVSTSANFSGEKSPLKFSDISEEMVKLVDYAVEEDREKVSKYSGSSVIKIWSDNRIKVLRE, from the coding sequence ATGGAACACATTATCGAGATATTACAATCCGGCGGAACGATTCTTTACCCTACAGATACGATCTGGGGAATTGGTTGTGATGCTACCAATATAGAAGCAGTCAATAAAATTTTTGACATCAAGAAGCGTGAAAAGAACAAATCCATGATCATTCTCGTAGAGTCTGAGAAAAGACTTCAGGATCTGGTAGATGTTCCTGAAATGGCATGGGAAATCATTGACCTGAGTGAAAAGCCGGTAACTATTGTTTACGAAAATCCAAGAGGTCTGCCTAAAGAACTTCTTGCAGAAGACGGAAGCATTGGAATCCGTCTTGTGAAAAATGATTTCTGTAAAAAACTGATTTCCAAACTGAACAGACCTCTGGTTTCTACTTCGGCTAATTTCAGTGGGGAAAAAAGTCCGTTGAAGTTTTCTGATATTTCAGAAGAAATGGTAAAACTTGTAGATTATGCTGTGGAAGAAGACAGGGAAAAAGTTTCGAAATATTCAGGTTCTTCGGTAATTAAAATATGGAGTGATAACAGGATAAAGGTTCTCAGAGAATAA
- a CDS encoding cytidine deaminase translates to MKKDIQISYEYFKNSSELSDIEKKLFEKAKEARENAYAPYSQFFVGCAVLLENGEIYSGNNQENAAFPSGLCAERTTLFWVAANFPDVKVKKIFVVGGPKEFHEKNPPIPPCGACRQSLIEYETKQNENIDLYFSSMNEEVVKVHAVKDLLPFYFDSTFL, encoded by the coding sequence ATGAAAAAAGACATACAGATCAGTTACGAATATTTTAAGAATAGCAGCGAGCTGAGCGATATAGAGAAAAAATTATTTGAAAAAGCCAAAGAAGCCCGTGAGAACGCCTATGCACCTTACTCACAGTTTTTCGTAGGATGTGCAGTGCTGTTGGAAAACGGAGAAATCTATTCCGGAAACAATCAGGAAAATGCGGCTTTCCCATCAGGACTTTGTGCTGAAAGAACGACCCTGTTCTGGGTTGCTGCCAACTTTCCCGATGTGAAAGTAAAAAAGATCTTCGTCGTAGGAGGTCCCAAGGAATTTCATGAGAAGAACCCTCCTATTCCTCCTTGTGGAGCCTGCCGCCAGAGCTTGATAGAGTATGAAACCAAGCAGAATGAAAACATTGACCTTTATTTCTCCAGCATGAATGAAGAGGTGGTAAAGGTACATGCCGTAAAGGATCTGCTGCCTTTTTATTTTGATTCTACGTTCTTGTAA
- the gldC gene encoding gliding motility protein GldC, with protein MRKTQITIDVELDENHVPENITWNAQDGGIEKEETKATMISVWDDKTKEALRIDLWTKEMPVDQMKMFIHQILISLGNTYQRATGEEDVAQWMEEIAEEFAVKSAIK; from the coding sequence ATGAGAAAGACTCAGATTACGATAGATGTAGAGCTGGATGAAAACCACGTTCCTGAAAACATCACCTGGAATGCACAGGACGGAGGGATTGAAAAGGAAGAAACCAAAGCAACAATGATTTCTGTATGGGATGACAAGACAAAAGAGGCTCTGAGAATTGATCTTTGGACTAAAGAAATGCCTGTAGACCAGATGAAAATGTTTATCCACCAGATTTTAATTTCTTTAGGAAACACGTACCAGAGAGCTACCGGAGAAGAAGATGTAGCACAGTGGATGGAAGAAATCGCAGAAGAGTTTGCAGTAAAATCGGCAATTAAATAA
- a CDS encoding ribonuclease domain-containing protein: MNSKIRAVLFMCLGLLFGMSVMYVYKNFIEDKKNQSNPKSEAVHYGSSSTDGQHSAGTPATQVSIDELTEERKVISYVKKNHQLPDYYITKNEARKQGWNPSKGNLCEVLPGKAIGGDKFGNREGRLPDGEKYFEADVNYHCGGRNADRIIFTGNGDVYLTKNHYKSFEKQ, translated from the coding sequence ATGAACAGCAAAATAAGAGCCGTACTTTTTATGTGTCTGGGACTTCTTTTCGGAATGTCTGTGATGTATGTCTACAAGAATTTTATTGAAGACAAAAAAAATCAGTCAAATCCAAAGTCGGAAGCCGTACACTATGGCAGCAGCTCTACGGATGGTCAGCACAGTGCCGGAACTCCTGCCACACAGGTTTCGATTGACGAATTGACGGAAGAACGAAAAGTGATCAGCTATGTAAAAAAGAATCATCAGCTGCCGGATTATTATATCACCAAGAACGAAGCCAGAAAACAGGGATGGAATCCTTCAAAAGGTAACCTTTGTGAGGTGTTGCCGGGAAAAGCTATCGGAGGAGATAAATTCGGAAACAGGGAAGGAAGGCTGCCGGACGGAGAAAAATACTTTGAAGCGGATGTCAACTACCATTGTGGCGGAAGAAATGCAGACCGTATCATCTTTACCGGAAACGGCGATGTATACCTTACCAAAAACCACTATAAAAGCTTTGAAAAACAGTAA
- a CDS encoding DUF2752 domain-containing protein, translating to MKVEDFMLTCPSKKFLGVECLGCGAQRAVVLVFEGKFSEAFHLYPAVYTLLLFFFTLGISFIDRKRKYSNILLGMGAVNLVIMVIAYVYKHY from the coding sequence ATGAAAGTGGAAGACTTCATGCTAACCTGCCCCAGTAAGAAATTTCTGGGTGTGGAATGTCTTGGATGCGGCGCCCAGAGAGCTGTTGTTCTCGTTTTTGAAGGGAAATTTTCTGAAGCGTTTCATCTGTATCCTGCAGTATATACTTTGTTGCTGTTCTTTTTTACCCTGGGGATAAGCTTTATCGACAGGAAAAGAAAGTACAGCAATATCCTGCTGGGCATGGGGGCTGTCAATCTCGTTATTATGGTTATAGCTTATGTTTATAAACACTATTGA